One genomic window of Paramormyrops kingsleyae isolate MSU_618 chromosome 22, PKINGS_0.4, whole genome shotgun sequence includes the following:
- the srcin1a gene encoding SRC kinase signaling inhibitor 1 isoform X14 has translation MYVDGRMCRDRGERQLCAGLCGLGGRAGFRVSTSADAAACFQKQDAERGGGHLISTDDAEYPREYRTLANGTRRFSNVGLVHTSEHRHTVIAAQSLEALAGLPKGDMERKRDAFMDHLKNKYPPQHPPSPSPSHGSMRGAPDRIREQPNYWSFKSRSPRHSQSTQSGLADQAAKLSFASAESLETMSEADIPLGFNRMNRFRQSLPLSRSASQTKLRSPGVLFLQFGDETRRVHITHELGSLDTLHALILHMFPQKLTAGMLKSPNTAILIKDEARNVFYELEDVRDIQDRSVIKIYRKEPIYASYPAAHLANGDLRREMVYTSRESSPTRRLASLPSSASPTSGSPSRSRLSYAGGRPPSFTGQGHPQLQPPPSHGHHHGMGHPPGSGLSPSPSAILERRDVKPDEEVSGKSVALLKSEGLYADPYGLVHEGRLSIASTQALAAIGDPFGFPVAGGLYRRGSVRSLSTYSAAALQGEMEDALYKPGGPLYPDSYSSTLGTGFRLGPSSPQKISDMQLRGERDSYSGPPSRSSPVRQTFRKDSSSVFVESPKSRPGSSSEPLCGPGGLGGDGGRGTMGYNSPLAGNETETRERMEAMEKQIASLTGLVQSVLTRPPDSDSTEKTESTSDGSATGTQTPSAPLALMPPPPRGATQATTVTRLQMQLHLHDLRQNASDLRDQLSQLRKMQLQNQDLVRSLLKRTEMEISLRVTDALRKQEDPLQRQRLLVEEERLKYLNEEELVIQQLHDLEKSVEEIQKNSSVDHRLVSSQELEEKAVVLRKLGETLTELKSQFPGLQSKMRVVLRVEVEAVKFLKEEPHRLDALLKRCKSITDTLAVLRRQVSEGISKGQGDIASSLAKHAEDFSKSTDFDIPTSPPLNDLGCSSSLANWTPLSGSSHGNPPAATRDPHPPVPLKSRALEELSGRRGGDKSVSVEVRLAAERDWEEKRATLTQYSAQDINRLLEETQAELMKAIPDLDFAAKQIKPSAPPGSQSGTSTPEHRPGKPQNSAQKLSSKEVGSRRGSDELTVARYRTEKPSKSPPPPPPRRSFPSSQGISLCRSGDAVGSSKSIKSESEEMEVQKPHIKLRRAVSEAQRPASTPPHVASGGKDEDDDEKAAVDPEAFQRARGKAYRPHSSPSIQRRTSSPPSSLDLWPPEALGRTESVGGSSIQTSSDHNATALLSECVPALSSQTDNLVGAGLQGGHFADGEVGRDSETPRVCWVASGKLAPQHQSPKDGRKLRRQDSLETIEKEELALILTDRQLKVSPRNEAQELIRKYNQPLRIMSIPTHKPGGPCEIYYLRDNPSGPILSSAPLFVLFKEPLEVKEAYRCLEALLDEEGEAETVGSQSVSSGKIRLSRKQLATLRRATRQGAETRCRMLSLCPDTETQVGGTYKNIERTSDRLAAPVESQPKATLLHGSQAEDIRSSTYRRLDSLEETIRQLETTLQEIGAHPACSFLEQGTDEIATVAFEASHSPDKKKPPIPPKPTGVPAVITKGGGSGKGLHSSASSRLKHLQQSAPEKGKTSKLREDFLKSQGQQQQ, from the exons AGCCGTAGTCCACGCCACTCCCAGTCCACCCAGTCCGGCCTGGCCGACCAGGCTGCCAAGCTGTCCTTCGCCTCGGCCGAGTCACTGGAAACCATGTCGGAGGCTGACATCCCCCTGGGTTTCAACCGCATGAACCGCTTCAGGCAGAGCCTGCCGCTGTCTCGCTCCGCCAGCCAGACCAAGCTACGCTCCCCAG GCGTGCTCTTCCTGCAGTTCGGGGACGAGACACGGCGGGTGCACATCACGCACGAGCTGGGCAGCCTGGACACGCTGCACGCGCTGATCCTGCACATGTTCCCCCAGAAGCTGACGGCAGGCATGCTCAAGTCACCCAACACGGCCATCCTCATCAAGGATGAGGCGCGCAACGTCTTCTACGAGCTGGAGGACGTGCGCGACATCCAGGACCGCAGCGTCATCAAGATCTACCGCAAGGAACCCATCTACGCCTCATATCCTGCCGCCCACCTGGCCAATGGGGACCTCAGG AGGGAGATGGTGTACACCTCGCGGGAGTCCTCACCAACACGTCGCCTAGCCAGCCTGCCGTCCTCCGCCTCGCCCACGTCCGGCTCGCCGTCACGCTCCCGCCTCTCCTACGCCGGCGGCCGACCCCCCTCCTTCACCGGGCAGGGACACCCACAGCTGCAGCCGCCCCCGTCGCACGGACACCACCACGGCATGGGGCACCCACCCGGCTCGGGCCTCTCACCGTCACCCAGCGCCATCCTGGAGCGGAGGGACGTCAAGCCGGACGAGGAGGTGTCGGGGAAGAGTGTGGCGCTGCTGAAAAGCGAAGGCCTGTATGCCGATCCCTACGGCCTGGTGCACGAGGGCCGGCTCAGCATCGCCTCCACGCAGGCCCTGGCCGCCATCGGCGACCCCTTCGGCTTCCCCGTCGCCGGGGGGCTATACCGCCGTGGCTCTGTGCGCTCGCTCAGCACCTATTCCGCCGCTGCCCTGCAGGGGGAGATGGAGGACGCCCTTTACAAGCCCGGTGGCCCCCTCTACCCCGACTCCTATTCCTCCACGCTGGGCACAGGATTCCGCTTGGGCCCCTCGTCGCCCCAGAAGATCTCCGACATGCAGCTACGCGGTGAACGGGACTCATACTCAGGGCCCCCCAGCCGGTCCTCACCGGTGCGGCAGACGTTCCGCAAGGACTCCTCCTCCGTCTTTGTGGAGAGCCCCAAGTCCCGTCCGGGCTCCAGCTCCGAACCGCTGTGTGGCCCCGGGGGCCTGGGAGGGGACGGGGGTCGGGGCACAATGGGCTACAACTCACCTTTGGCTGGAAATGAGACGGAGACACG GGAGCGGATGGAGGCGATGGAGAAGCAGATCGCCAGCCTCACAGGGCTGGTCCAGAGCGTCCTGACCAGGCCACCGGACAGTGACAGCAC CGAGAAGACCGAGTCCACCAGCGACGGCTCGGCCACAGGAA CTCAGACACCGTCGGCCCCCCTAGCCCTGatgccccccccgcccagagGAGCCACACAGGCCACCACCGTCACCCGGTTGCAGATGCAACTGCACCTGCACGACCTGCGGCAGAACGCCAGTGACCTGCGCGATCAGCTCTCCCAGCTGCGCAAGATGCAG CTCCAAAATCAGGACTTGGTGAGGTCCCTACTGAAGCGCACCGAGATGGAGATCAGCTTGCGTGTGACGGACGCCCTCCGCAAGCAGGAGGACCCCCTGCAGAGGCAGCGCCTCTTGGTGGAGGAAGAGAGACTCAAGTACCTCAACGAGGAAGAGCTTGTTATCCAGCAGCTGCA CGACCTGGAGAAGTCGGTGGAGGAGATTCAGAAGAACTCCTCTGTGGACCATAGGCTGGTGTCATcccaggagctggaggagaaggccGTCGTGCTGAGGAAGCTGGGGGAGACTCTCACCGAGCTCAAGA GCCAGTTCCCCGGCCTGCAGAGCAAGATGCGCGTGGTGCTGAGAGTGGAGGTGGAGGCAGTGAAGTTCCTCAAGGAGGAGCCACACCGACTGGATGCCCTTCTGAAGCGTTGCAAGTCCATCACAGACACCCTGGCCGTGCTGCGCAG GCAAGTGAGCGAAGGCATCTCTAAGGGACAGGGGGACATCGCTAGCTCCTTGGCCAAGCATGCGGAGGACTTCAGCAAGAGCACAGACTTTGACATCCCTACAAGCCCACCACTCAATGACTTGGGGTGCAGTTCCAGTCTCGCCAACTGGACGCCTCTCTCTGGATCCAGCCATGGCAACCCCCCTGCTGCCACACGTGACCCCCACCCTCCGGTGCCCCTCAAGAGCCGTGCCCTAGAGGAGCTGTCAGGTCGCCGGGGCGGGGACAAATCGGTGTCCGTGGAGGTCAGACTG GCCGCGGAGCGTGACTGGGAGGAGAAGCGGGCCACCCTGACCCAATACAGCGCCCAGGACATCAACAGGCTCCTGGAGGAGACCCAGGCGGAGCTCATGAAGGCCATCCCCGACCTGGACTTTGCCGCCAAGCAGATCAAGCCATCCGCCCCACCAGGATCACAGAGTGGCACGTCGACCCCCGAGCACCGGCCTGGCAAGCCCCAGAACTCGGCCCAAAAGCTTTCCAGCAAGGAGGTCGGCTCGCGTCGGGGCTCTG ATGAGTTGACTGTGGCGCGGTACCGCACCGAGAAGCCCTCAAAGTCGCCCCCCCCTCCGCCTCCACGTCGCAGTTTCCCATCGTCACAGGGGATCAGCCTCTGTCGCAGTGGGGACGCAGTCGGCAGCAGCAAGAGCATTAAG TCAGAGTCAGAAGAAATGGAGGTGCAGAAGCCACATATCAAGCTTCGACGTGCGGTCTCCGAGGCCCAGCGGCCTGCCTCCACCCCGCCCCATGTCGCCTCGGGGGGAAAGGATGAGGACGACGACGAGAAGGCTGCCGTCGACCCGGAG GCTTTTCAGAGAGCCCGGGGCAAAGCATACCGCCCCCACTCCTCGCCTAGCATCCAACGCAGAACCAGCTCGCCCCCCAGCAGTCTGGACCTGTGGCCCCCAGAAGCCCTGGGGAGGACG GAATCTGTTGGTGGGTCATCCATCCAGACTTCTTCTGATCATAATGCAACGGCTCTGCTGTCTGAGTGTGTCCCAGCCTTATCGTCACAGACTGACAACTTAGTCGGGGCAGGTCTGCAGGGTGGGCACTTTGCGGATGGTGAGGTGGGGAGAGACTCGGAGACACCACGGGTCTGTTGGGTGGCTTCTGGCAAGCTTGCCCCTCAGCACCAAAGTCCTAAAGATGGTCGTAAACTTCGAAGGCAGGATTCCTTAGAGACTATTGAGAAGGAGGAGCTGGCCCTGATCCTCACAGACAGGCAGTTGAAGGTCTCACCTAGGAATGAGGCTCAGGAACTCATCAGGAAGTATAATCAACCATTGCGAATAATGTCCATCCCCACCCACAAACCAGGAGGGCCCTGTGAGATTTATTACCTCCGAGACAACCCGTCCGGTCCAATTCTGAGCAGTGCGCCGCTCTTTGTACTATTTAAGGAGCCCCTGGAGGTCAAGGAGGCCTACAGGTGTCTGGAAGCACTGCTGGACGAGGAGGGAGAGGCTGAGACAGTTGGGTCTCAGAGTGTTTCCAGTGGCAAGATTAGGCTGTCTCGGAAACAGCTGGCGACACTGAGGAGAGCTACGAGGCAGGGAGCAGAGACAAGGTGCCGGATGCTTTCCCTGTGCCCTGATACCGAGACACAAGTTGGGGGGACCTATAAGAACATAGAGCGCACCAGTGACCGGTTAGCTGCCCCAGTAGAGAGTCAGCCCAAAGCGACCTTGTTGCATGGGTCACAGGCAGAGGACATCCGGAGCAGCACCTATAGGAGGCTTGACAGCTTGGAAGAGACCATCCGCCAGCTGGAGACTACGCTGCAGGAGATCGGGGCTCATCCTGCCTGCAGCTTCCTGGAACAGGGGACTGATGAGATAGCGACAGTGGCCTTTGAGGCGTCACATTCCCCGGACAAGAAAAAGCCTCCCATCCCACCCAAACCAACCGGAgtcccagcagtcatcactaaG GGCGGAGGCTCTGGCAAGGGTCTCCACTCATCTGCCTCATCCCGCCTGAAACATCTGCAGCAGAGCGCTCCAGAGAAGGGCAAGACAAGCAAGTTGCGTGAGGATTTCCTTAAGAGTCAGGGGCAGCAGCAG CAGTGA
- the srcin1a gene encoding SRC kinase signaling inhibitor 1 isoform X3, whose protein sequence is MYVDGRMCRDRGERQLCAGLCGLGGRAGFRVSTSADAAACFQKQDAERGGGHLISTDDAEYPREYRTLANGTRRFSNVGLVHTSEHRHTVIAAQSLEALAGLPKGDMERKRDAFMDHLKNKYPPQHPPSPSPSHGSMRGAPDRIREQPNYWSFKVSASRSPRHSQSTQSGLADQAAKLSFASAESLETMSEADIPLGFNRMNRFRQSLPLSRSASQTKLRSPGVLFLQFGDETRRVHITHELGSLDTLHALILHMFPQKLTAGMLKSPNTAILIKDEARNVFYELEDVRDIQDRSVIKIYRKEPIYASYPAAHLANGDLRREMVYTSRESSPTRRLASLPSSASPTSGSPSRSRLSYAGGRPPSFTGQGHPQLQPPPSHGHHHGMGHPPGSGLSPSPSAILERRDVKPDEEVSGKSVALLKSEGLYADPYGLVHEGRLSIASTQALAAIGDPFGFPVAGGLYRRGSVRSLSTYSAAALQGEMEDALYKPGGPLYPDSYSSTLGTGFRLGPSSPQKISDMQLRGERDSYSGPPSRSSPVRQTFRKDSSSVFVESPKSRPGSSSEPLCGPGGLGGDGGRGTMGYNSPLAGNETETRERMEAMEKQIASLTGLVQSVLTRPPDSDSTCSLLRLCMMAGCPPQPGLGISPPCPFSSSEKTESTSDGSATGTQTPSAPLALMPPPPRGATQATTVTRLQMQLHLHDLRQNASDLRDQLSQLRKMQLQNQDLVRSLLKRTEMEISLRVTDALRKQEDPLQRQRLLVEEERLKYLNEEELVIQQLHDLEKSVEEIQKNSSVDHRLVSSQELEEKAVVLRKLGETLTELKSQFPGLQSKMRVVLRVEVEAVKFLKEEPHRLDALLKRCKSITDTLAVLRRQVSEGISKGQGDIASSLAKHAEDFSKSTDFDIPTSPPLNDLGCSSSLANWTPLSGSSHGNPPAATRDPHPPVPLKSRALEELSGRRGGDKSVSVEVRLAAERDWEEKRATLTQYSAQDINRLLEETQAELMKAIPDLDFAAKQIKPSAPPGSQSGTSTPEHRPGKPQNSAQKLSSKEVGSRRGSDELTVARYRTEKPSKSPPPPPPRRSFPSSQGISLCRSGDAVGSSKSIKSESEEMEVQKPHIKLRRAVSEAQRPASTPPHVASGGKDEDDDEKAAVDPEAFQRARGKAYRPHSSPSIQRRTSSPPSSLDLWPPEALGRTESVGGSSIQTSSDHNATALLSECVPALSSQTDNLVGAGLQGGHFADGEVGRDSETPRVCWVASGKLAPQHQSPKDGRKLRRQDSLETIEKEELALILTDRQLKVSPRNEAQELIRKYNQPLRIMSIPTHKPGGPCEIYYLRDNPSGPILSSAPLFVLFKEPLEVKEAYRCLEALLDEEGEAETVGSQSVSSGKIRLSRKQLATLRRATRQGAETRCRMLSLCPDTETQVGGTYKNIERTSDRLAAPVESQPKATLLHGSQAEDIRSSTYRRLDSLEETIRQLETTLQEIGAHPACSFLEQGTDEIATVAFEASHSPDKKKPPIPPKPTGVPAVITKGGGSGKGLHSSASSRLKHLQQSAPEKGKTSKLREDFLKSQGQQQQ, encoded by the exons AGCCGTAGTCCACGCCACTCCCAGTCCACCCAGTCCGGCCTGGCCGACCAGGCTGCCAAGCTGTCCTTCGCCTCGGCCGAGTCACTGGAAACCATGTCGGAGGCTGACATCCCCCTGGGTTTCAACCGCATGAACCGCTTCAGGCAGAGCCTGCCGCTGTCTCGCTCCGCCAGCCAGACCAAGCTACGCTCCCCAG GCGTGCTCTTCCTGCAGTTCGGGGACGAGACACGGCGGGTGCACATCACGCACGAGCTGGGCAGCCTGGACACGCTGCACGCGCTGATCCTGCACATGTTCCCCCAGAAGCTGACGGCAGGCATGCTCAAGTCACCCAACACGGCCATCCTCATCAAGGATGAGGCGCGCAACGTCTTCTACGAGCTGGAGGACGTGCGCGACATCCAGGACCGCAGCGTCATCAAGATCTACCGCAAGGAACCCATCTACGCCTCATATCCTGCCGCCCACCTGGCCAATGGGGACCTCAGG AGGGAGATGGTGTACACCTCGCGGGAGTCCTCACCAACACGTCGCCTAGCCAGCCTGCCGTCCTCCGCCTCGCCCACGTCCGGCTCGCCGTCACGCTCCCGCCTCTCCTACGCCGGCGGCCGACCCCCCTCCTTCACCGGGCAGGGACACCCACAGCTGCAGCCGCCCCCGTCGCACGGACACCACCACGGCATGGGGCACCCACCCGGCTCGGGCCTCTCACCGTCACCCAGCGCCATCCTGGAGCGGAGGGACGTCAAGCCGGACGAGGAGGTGTCGGGGAAGAGTGTGGCGCTGCTGAAAAGCGAAGGCCTGTATGCCGATCCCTACGGCCTGGTGCACGAGGGCCGGCTCAGCATCGCCTCCACGCAGGCCCTGGCCGCCATCGGCGACCCCTTCGGCTTCCCCGTCGCCGGGGGGCTATACCGCCGTGGCTCTGTGCGCTCGCTCAGCACCTATTCCGCCGCTGCCCTGCAGGGGGAGATGGAGGACGCCCTTTACAAGCCCGGTGGCCCCCTCTACCCCGACTCCTATTCCTCCACGCTGGGCACAGGATTCCGCTTGGGCCCCTCGTCGCCCCAGAAGATCTCCGACATGCAGCTACGCGGTGAACGGGACTCATACTCAGGGCCCCCCAGCCGGTCCTCACCGGTGCGGCAGACGTTCCGCAAGGACTCCTCCTCCGTCTTTGTGGAGAGCCCCAAGTCCCGTCCGGGCTCCAGCTCCGAACCGCTGTGTGGCCCCGGGGGCCTGGGAGGGGACGGGGGTCGGGGCACAATGGGCTACAACTCACCTTTGGCTGGAAATGAGACGGAGACACG GGAGCGGATGGAGGCGATGGAGAAGCAGATCGCCAGCCTCACAGGGCTGGTCCAGAGCGTCCTGACCAGGCCACCGGACAGTGACAGCAC ATGCAGCCTGCTGCGCCTCTGCATGATGGccggctgccccccccagcctggaCTGGGAATCTCACCGCCCTGCCCTTTCTCTTCCAGCGAGAAGACCGAGTCCACCAGCGACGGCTCGGCCACAGGAA CTCAGACACCGTCGGCCCCCCTAGCCCTGatgccccccccgcccagagGAGCCACACAGGCCACCACCGTCACCCGGTTGCAGATGCAACTGCACCTGCACGACCTGCGGCAGAACGCCAGTGACCTGCGCGATCAGCTCTCCCAGCTGCGCAAGATGCAG CTCCAAAATCAGGACTTGGTGAGGTCCCTACTGAAGCGCACCGAGATGGAGATCAGCTTGCGTGTGACGGACGCCCTCCGCAAGCAGGAGGACCCCCTGCAGAGGCAGCGCCTCTTGGTGGAGGAAGAGAGACTCAAGTACCTCAACGAGGAAGAGCTTGTTATCCAGCAGCTGCA CGACCTGGAGAAGTCGGTGGAGGAGATTCAGAAGAACTCCTCTGTGGACCATAGGCTGGTGTCATcccaggagctggaggagaaggccGTCGTGCTGAGGAAGCTGGGGGAGACTCTCACCGAGCTCAAGA GCCAGTTCCCCGGCCTGCAGAGCAAGATGCGCGTGGTGCTGAGAGTGGAGGTGGAGGCAGTGAAGTTCCTCAAGGAGGAGCCACACCGACTGGATGCCCTTCTGAAGCGTTGCAAGTCCATCACAGACACCCTGGCCGTGCTGCGCAG GCAAGTGAGCGAAGGCATCTCTAAGGGACAGGGGGACATCGCTAGCTCCTTGGCCAAGCATGCGGAGGACTTCAGCAAGAGCACAGACTTTGACATCCCTACAAGCCCACCACTCAATGACTTGGGGTGCAGTTCCAGTCTCGCCAACTGGACGCCTCTCTCTGGATCCAGCCATGGCAACCCCCCTGCTGCCACACGTGACCCCCACCCTCCGGTGCCCCTCAAGAGCCGTGCCCTAGAGGAGCTGTCAGGTCGCCGGGGCGGGGACAAATCGGTGTCCGTGGAGGTCAGACTG GCCGCGGAGCGTGACTGGGAGGAGAAGCGGGCCACCCTGACCCAATACAGCGCCCAGGACATCAACAGGCTCCTGGAGGAGACCCAGGCGGAGCTCATGAAGGCCATCCCCGACCTGGACTTTGCCGCCAAGCAGATCAAGCCATCCGCCCCACCAGGATCACAGAGTGGCACGTCGACCCCCGAGCACCGGCCTGGCAAGCCCCAGAACTCGGCCCAAAAGCTTTCCAGCAAGGAGGTCGGCTCGCGTCGGGGCTCTG ATGAGTTGACTGTGGCGCGGTACCGCACCGAGAAGCCCTCAAAGTCGCCCCCCCCTCCGCCTCCACGTCGCAGTTTCCCATCGTCACAGGGGATCAGCCTCTGTCGCAGTGGGGACGCAGTCGGCAGCAGCAAGAGCATTAAG TCAGAGTCAGAAGAAATGGAGGTGCAGAAGCCACATATCAAGCTTCGACGTGCGGTCTCCGAGGCCCAGCGGCCTGCCTCCACCCCGCCCCATGTCGCCTCGGGGGGAAAGGATGAGGACGACGACGAGAAGGCTGCCGTCGACCCGGAG GCTTTTCAGAGAGCCCGGGGCAAAGCATACCGCCCCCACTCCTCGCCTAGCATCCAACGCAGAACCAGCTCGCCCCCCAGCAGTCTGGACCTGTGGCCCCCAGAAGCCCTGGGGAGGACG GAATCTGTTGGTGGGTCATCCATCCAGACTTCTTCTGATCATAATGCAACGGCTCTGCTGTCTGAGTGTGTCCCAGCCTTATCGTCACAGACTGACAACTTAGTCGGGGCAGGTCTGCAGGGTGGGCACTTTGCGGATGGTGAGGTGGGGAGAGACTCGGAGACACCACGGGTCTGTTGGGTGGCTTCTGGCAAGCTTGCCCCTCAGCACCAAAGTCCTAAAGATGGTCGTAAACTTCGAAGGCAGGATTCCTTAGAGACTATTGAGAAGGAGGAGCTGGCCCTGATCCTCACAGACAGGCAGTTGAAGGTCTCACCTAGGAATGAGGCTCAGGAACTCATCAGGAAGTATAATCAACCATTGCGAATAATGTCCATCCCCACCCACAAACCAGGAGGGCCCTGTGAGATTTATTACCTCCGAGACAACCCGTCCGGTCCAATTCTGAGCAGTGCGCCGCTCTTTGTACTATTTAAGGAGCCCCTGGAGGTCAAGGAGGCCTACAGGTGTCTGGAAGCACTGCTGGACGAGGAGGGAGAGGCTGAGACAGTTGGGTCTCAGAGTGTTTCCAGTGGCAAGATTAGGCTGTCTCGGAAACAGCTGGCGACACTGAGGAGAGCTACGAGGCAGGGAGCAGAGACAAGGTGCCGGATGCTTTCCCTGTGCCCTGATACCGAGACACAAGTTGGGGGGACCTATAAGAACATAGAGCGCACCAGTGACCGGTTAGCTGCCCCAGTAGAGAGTCAGCCCAAAGCGACCTTGTTGCATGGGTCACAGGCAGAGGACATCCGGAGCAGCACCTATAGGAGGCTTGACAGCTTGGAAGAGACCATCCGCCAGCTGGAGACTACGCTGCAGGAGATCGGGGCTCATCCTGCCTGCAGCTTCCTGGAACAGGGGACTGATGAGATAGCGACAGTGGCCTTTGAGGCGTCACATTCCCCGGACAAGAAAAAGCCTCCCATCCCACCCAAACCAACCGGAgtcccagcagtcatcactaaG GGCGGAGGCTCTGGCAAGGGTCTCCACTCATCTGCCTCATCCCGCCTGAAACATCTGCAGCAGAGCGCTCCAGAGAAGGGCAAGACAAGCAAGTTGCGTGAGGATTTCCTTAAGAGTCAGGGGCAGCAGCAG CAGTGA